Sequence from the Desulfuromonas sp. genome:
AGCGACGAAACCGAGAACAATTGCACCATAGAGACCGGCCTGAGCCCCCGCTCCACTCGCTACCCCGAAAGCAAGGGCAAGCGGCAGAGCAATGATGCTCGCGGTCACTCCACCAAAAATATCACCGACGATTTTTTTGTAGGTCATGCTTCGCATTTATTTATCCGATCGAAAAAACGGCCCGGTCCGGAAGTCGGAACCGTAAAGAATCCAATGCAGGCGGTGGCGCTGCCCCTGTTATCAATAAATAAACGGACCTTCAGTGGGCACGCCCCATATCTTGCTTCACTTTTCTTAACGAATTAAAGATTGCCTCCCGACACTCGGTCTGTTCAACAGCATTACGAAAACCGGGATCTTTCAGGGCATATCCGAGCATCGAGAGCAGATGCAGGTGGGCCCTTAATGTTGGACTTATGACACAAAACAGAGCCCGGACCGGCAGACCGTCGAGGGCATGAAAATCAACCGGATTTTCAAGAAAAGCCAATGTGACCGTCGGTTGGGTTGTGTGTAACAGTACCGGGTTGCGCGGATGAGGGATGGCGATCCCGTCGCCAACACCGGTCGAAGCCAATTCTTCTCTGGCGATCAAGACTTTGAGAAGATAGTCCTTGTCGACACCATCCATGAGCCGCAGGTTATTGACAAGTCCCTCGAGAGCCCTGTTTCTCGTATCACCATCAAGCCGATAGATGATCCCCCCGGCTTCGAGCGACCCGGTCAGGGTCGGAAGGGGCATGGCCGCAGCTTCCGGTTCGGCAAAGGCAACGGGCGAAACCCCCATTCTCCGCGAGGTCGCCCATTCAATGAGCTCTGATTGATTAAACCGGTATTGTCCATTCACCCGATATGCCGGAACCAGATCCTGCTTGATCCACCGGTATATGGTTTTTTCCGTAACACTCAGTATATGAGCCGCTTCCCTGACCGAGAGATTCA
This genomic interval carries:
- a CDS encoding PTS fructose transporter subunit IIA, with translation MNLSVREAAHILSVTEKTIYRWIKQDLVPAYRVNGQYRFNQSELIEWATSRRMGVSPVAFAEPEAAAMPLPTLTGSLEAGGIIYRLDGDTRNRALEGLVNNLRLMDGVDKDYLLKVLIAREELASTGVGDGIAIPHPRNPVLLHTTQPTVTLAFLENPVDFHALDGLPVRALFCVISPTLRAHLHLLSMLGYALKDPGFRNAVEQTECREAIFNSLRKVKQDMGRAH